One Candidatus Zixiibacteriota bacterium DNA window includes the following coding sequences:
- a CDS encoding DUF3108 domain-containing protein, which translates to MAKKKLLGHAAFWMIITVGVAPLFYISAVKLGIAEAAQSEPAADQSGPADRFIENMAFGVGEKFSFEVKYGFISAGTASMKVVRLIEWQGRPCYQVVTEARSNSFFSSFYRVEDRVESIIDAAGLFAWRFEKKLREGSYRSDRQYDFDQVNNRVIYKSDTISVAPFVQDALSTLYYVRAQPLEVGKPLYVDNFIDGKHFHLEVQVLERESITVEAGTFDCFVVEPITQSVGLFKHEGRLKVWLTADRLRMPVLMKSKVIIGSIAVELTDYELGNPGEF; encoded by the coding sequence AATCACCGTGGGTGTCGCACCGCTATTCTACATCTCGGCGGTCAAGCTGGGGATTGCCGAGGCGGCTCAAAGCGAACCGGCGGCTGATCAGTCCGGCCCCGCGGATCGCTTTATCGAGAATATGGCTTTCGGCGTGGGGGAGAAGTTCAGCTTCGAGGTCAAATACGGCTTCATCAGCGCTGGAACGGCATCAATGAAAGTCGTTCGGCTGATCGAGTGGCAGGGTCGGCCGTGCTACCAGGTAGTCACCGAGGCCCGCTCCAACAGTTTTTTTTCGAGCTTCTACAGGGTCGAAGATCGCGTTGAGTCGATAATCGATGCCGCCGGGTTGTTCGCCTGGCGCTTCGAGAAGAAACTCCGCGAGGGAAGCTACCGCTCGGACCGTCAGTACGATTTCGACCAGGTAAACAACCGTGTGATTTACAAGAGCGATACGATTTCGGTCGCACCGTTCGTGCAGGATGCCCTGTCCACGCTCTATTACGTGCGCGCACAGCCGCTGGAAGTCGGCAAGCCTTTGTATGTGGACAACTTTATCGACGGCAAGCACTTTCATCTCGAGGTGCAGGTGCTCGAACGGGAGAGCATCACGGTCGAGGCGGGCACGTTCGACTGCTTCGTGGTTGAGCCAATTACACAGTCGGTGGGGCTTTTCAAGCATGAGGGGCGGCTCAAAGTCTGGCTGACCGCCGACCGTTTGAGAATGCCGGTGCTCATGAAATCCAAAGTCATCATCGGATCTATAGCTGTCGAGCTGACCGATTACGAGCTCGGCAATCCGGGTGAGTTCTAA
- the ftcD gene encoding glutamate formimidoyltransferase, with amino-acid sequence MAKLVECVPNYSEGRRPEVVKAIVAAIESENGVKVIDHEMDADHNRAVVTFVCHPDLAVDAAFRGYQKAAELIDMSTHTGGHPRMGACDVCPFIPLGETTDEEAIELAHRLGKRVGEELQIPVYLYEKAATSPKRRNLANVRQGQYEGIRDTIETDPARKPDYGPARMNLKAGATAIGVRFFLIAFNVYLDSTRLEIAQKIADAVRAVRGGYKYVKAMGVEIKERNQVQISMNLVDFSQTPIFRVFETIKSEAARYGVNVVSSEIVGMVPNDALVDVCNFYLRLDTFSKNQILEERLASLAAGGGAAGPSFYDEVASVSPAPGGGSVAASAGALGAALAAMVSRLTITKKKYADVREMMSEIRDQADRLRADLTELIDTDKEAFTAVMDAFKLPKGSDEQVAHREKTVQNATRRAAQVPLEVMKKSLDALRLARAVAEKGNENSITDAGVAGLMGLASVQGARYNVRINLTSLTDREFADRLKSESDTIAAEADEIAAQIRRLVEARI; translated from the coding sequence ATGGCCAAGCTGGTTGAATGCGTTCCCAATTATTCCGAGGGGCGCCGCCCGGAAGTTGTCAAAGCAATTGTCGCCGCTATCGAATCCGAAAACGGTGTCAAAGTAATCGATCACGAAATGGACGCCGATCACAATCGGGCGGTGGTGACGTTTGTCTGTCATCCCGACCTGGCGGTCGATGCCGCCTTCCGGGGTTATCAAAAAGCGGCTGAGTTGATAGATATGAGCACGCACACGGGCGGCCATCCCCGCATGGGCGCTTGCGACGTGTGCCCGTTCATACCCTTGGGTGAAACGACCGATGAGGAAGCGATTGAACTGGCTCACAGGCTGGGTAAGCGGGTAGGCGAGGAGCTGCAAATCCCGGTTTATCTGTATGAGAAAGCGGCCACCTCGCCAAAACGGCGCAACCTGGCGAACGTGCGCCAGGGGCAGTACGAGGGCATTCGCGACACGATCGAAACCGATCCCGCGCGCAAACCGGATTACGGCCCCGCCCGCATGAATCTCAAAGCAGGCGCCACCGCCATAGGCGTCAGGTTTTTCCTGATTGCCTTCAACGTGTACCTCGACTCGACCAGGCTGGAAATCGCCCAGAAGATTGCCGATGCCGTTCGCGCGGTTCGCGGGGGATACAAGTACGTCAAGGCGATGGGCGTAGAGATCAAAGAGCGGAATCAGGTGCAGATATCCATGAACCTGGTTGACTTCTCGCAGACACCGATCTTCCGCGTATTCGAGACTATCAAGAGCGAGGCGGCGCGCTACGGCGTGAACGTGGTGTCGTCGGAGATTGTCGGCATGGTCCCCAACGATGCGCTGGTCGATGTCTGCAATTTCTATCTTCGCCTCGACACCTTCTCCAAGAACCAGATACTGGAAGAAAGATTAGCATCGCTGGCTGCGGGCGGAGGGGCTGCAGGGCCGAGCTTTTATGACGAAGTAGCCTCGGTTTCGCCTGCTCCCGGCGGCGGCTCGGTGGCGGCGTCGGCTGGGGCGCTCGGCGCGGCGCTGGCTGCGATGGTCAGCCGGCTGACCATCACTAAGAAGAAGTACGCGGATGTCAGAGAGATGATGTCCGAGATACGAGATCAAGCCGATCGTCTGCGGGCCGATCTGACAGAGCTCATCGACACCGACAAAGAGGCCTTCACGGCAGTGATGGACGCCTTCAAACTGCCCAAGGGGTCGGACGAACAAGTCGCGCACCGCGAAAAGACGGTGCAGAATGCCACCAGGCGGGCCGCCCAGGTGCCCTTGGAAGTTATGAAAAAATCACTCGATGCGCTTCGCCTCGCGCGGGCGGTTGCCGAGAAAGGCAACGAGAACTCGATCACCGATGCTGGTGTGGCCGGTCTGATGGGGCTGGCCTCGGTGCAAGGCGCCCGCTACAAT